A region of Synechococcus sp. HK05 DNA encodes the following proteins:
- a CDS encoding SRPBCC family protein has product MGRWLEHSVTTEVKASAERVWQVWSDLEAMPRWMNWIESVVTEPGDPDLTDWTLAAQGFRFHWKARITQRVEAQQLHWESVGGLPTKGAVRFYPQGPDLTAVKLTVSYELPGVLAPLMEPSILGGIVTKELQANLDRFRDLVQSGYGQQQG; this is encoded by the coding sequence ATGGGCCGTTGGCTTGAACACAGCGTCACCACGGAGGTGAAGGCCTCAGCTGAGCGGGTATGGCAGGTGTGGAGCGATCTCGAGGCGATGCCTCGCTGGATGAACTGGATCGAATCGGTGGTCACCGAACCCGGCGATCCCGATCTCACCGACTGGACCCTGGCGGCTCAAGGCTTCCGCTTCCACTGGAAAGCGCGCATCACCCAGCGTGTGGAGGCTCAGCAGCTGCACTGGGAGTCGGTGGGTGGCCTGCCCACCAAAGGCGCCGTGCGCTTCTATCCCCAGGGGCCAGATCTCACCGCCGTGAAGCTCACGGTGAGCTACGAGCTGCCGGGGGTGTTGGCACCCTTGATGGAACCCTCCATCCTGGGGGGGATCGTGACCAAGGAGCTCCAGGCCAATCTGGATCGCTTCCGCGATCTCGTGCAAAGCGGGTATGGCCAACAGCAGGGATGA
- a CDS encoding uroporphyrinogen-III synthase, which translates to MPNSAPLKGRTIAVTRAEQQLGEARRLFEQAEAAVLDLPALVIGPPDEWGPLDDALAELDEFHWLVVSSSNGVDAVEQRLQRLGGSLARRPQSLKIAAVGRKTAARLEALGAPADFVPPQFVADSLIDHFPVSGWGLRLLLPRVQSGGRTVLAEAFGEAGARVVEVAAYESRCPASLPPATAAALAAGSVDAITFSSGKTVQHTAQLLEQQFGADWSQQLNGVALVSIGPQTSHTCRAQLGRVDAEADPHDLDGLVTACAQALAGRPLRAPG; encoded by the coding sequence ATGCCGAACTCCGCCCCTCTGAAGGGCCGCACCATTGCCGTGACCCGCGCCGAGCAGCAGCTGGGCGAAGCGCGGCGCCTGTTTGAGCAGGCCGAGGCCGCGGTGCTGGATCTGCCGGCGCTGGTGATCGGGCCGCCGGATGAATGGGGCCCGCTCGACGACGCCCTGGCCGAGCTCGATGAATTCCACTGGCTGGTGGTGTCGAGCAGCAACGGTGTGGATGCGGTGGAGCAGCGGCTACAACGGCTGGGCGGCAGCCTGGCCCGCCGGCCCCAGAGCCTGAAGATCGCCGCCGTGGGCCGCAAAACCGCCGCCCGCCTCGAAGCGCTGGGGGCGCCCGCGGATTTCGTGCCACCACAGTTTGTGGCCGACAGCCTGATCGATCACTTCCCGGTGTCGGGCTGGGGGCTGCGGCTGCTGCTGCCGCGGGTGCAGAGCGGCGGGCGCACCGTGCTGGCTGAAGCCTTCGGTGAAGCGGGCGCTCGGGTGGTGGAGGTGGCCGCCTACGAATCCCGCTGCCCCGCATCGCTGCCGCCAGCCACCGCCGCCGCCCTGGCCGCAGGCAGCGTGGACGCCATCACCTTCAGCAGTGGGAAAACCGTGCAACACACCGCCCAGCTGCTGGAACAGCAGTTCGGCGCGGACTGGTCGCAGCAACTCAACGGGGTGGCCTTGGTGTCGATCGGGCCACAAACCAGCCACACCTGCCGCGCCCAGCTGGGCCGCGTCGACGCGGAAGCCGATCCCCACGACCTCGACGGCCTGGTGACGGCCTGCGCTCAGGCGTTGGCGGGGCGGCCGCTCAGAGCTCCAGGGTGA
- a CDS encoding glycosyltransferase, with translation MLSLSMIVRDEAAQIEDCLRSVQGFVDEMVVVDTGSTDNTPALAQAMGARVEQIEWPGDFAPARNQALQWVSGDWVLVLDADERLRPEAMAPLRALMAQPDVLLVNLLRHERGAVQSPYSNVSRLFRRHPAIRWSRAYHSMVDDSVAELLQQESHWRIADCPEPALLHDGYRPELLAQGNKPQRLREAMEAELLERPGDPYACAKLGSLEVAEGNLERGTALLRQGLEQCPAGAHPERYELLLHLALAEAPRDPAAAVALYREALALPLAARLSLAARLNLAALLLQQGQAQEAETLCQRATAAAPEISLGWYNLGLIRRRLGDIAGALEAYREARRLQPEHPETHQNLAVALLLGGDIDGARNSFRQAIELLGQQGRSAEAAQLRQQAGAMVKLEG, from the coding sequence ATGCTCAGCCTCTCGATGATCGTGCGCGATGAAGCAGCACAGATCGAAGACTGCCTGCGTTCGGTGCAGGGCTTCGTCGACGAGATGGTGGTGGTGGACACCGGCTCCACCGACAACACACCGGCCCTGGCACAGGCGATGGGCGCGCGCGTGGAGCAGATCGAATGGCCGGGCGACTTTGCCCCAGCCCGCAACCAGGCCCTGCAGTGGGTGAGCGGCGACTGGGTGCTGGTGCTCGATGCCGATGAGCGCCTGCGGCCCGAGGCGATGGCGCCGCTGCGGGCCCTGATGGCCCAGCCGGATGTGCTGCTGGTCAACCTGCTGCGCCACGAGCGCGGGGCCGTGCAATCCCCCTACTCGAATGTGAGCCGCCTGTTCCGGCGTCACCCAGCGATCCGCTGGAGCCGCGCCTACCACTCGATGGTGGACGACAGCGTGGCGGAACTGCTCCAGCAGGAGAGCCATTGGCGCATCGCCGACTGCCCCGAACCTGCTCTGCTGCACGACGGCTACCGGCCGGAGCTGCTGGCCCAGGGCAACAAGCCGCAGCGGCTGCGCGAAGCGATGGAAGCCGAACTGCTGGAGCGCCCCGGTGATCCTTACGCCTGCGCCAAGCTCGGCAGCCTGGAGGTGGCCGAAGGCAACCTGGAACGCGGCACAGCGCTGCTGCGTCAGGGGCTGGAGCAGTGCCCGGCAGGCGCCCACCCTGAGCGCTACGAGCTGCTGCTGCACCTGGCCCTAGCGGAAGCGCCGCGCGATCCCGCCGCGGCAGTCGCCCTCTATCGCGAAGCCCTGGCGCTGCCGCTGGCAGCCCGCCTAAGCCTCGCCGCCCGGCTCAACCTGGCGGCCCTCCTGCTCCAGCAGGGCCAGGCGCAGGAGGCCGAAACGCTCTGCCAGCGCGCCACCGCCGCGGCCCCTGAGATCAGCCTGGGCTGGTACAACCTCGGCCTGATCCGCCGCCGCCTGGGCGACATCGCCGGTGCCCTGGAGGCCTACCGGGAGGCGCGGCGGCTGCAGCCCGAGCACCCTGAAACCCATCAGAACTTGGCGGTAGCCCTGCTGCTCGGCGGCGATATCGACGGTGCCCGCAACAGCTTCCGACAGGCGATCGAGCTGCTGGGGCAGCAGGGCCGCAGCGCTGAAGCCGCCCAGCTGCGCCAGCAGGCCGGGGCGATGGTGAAGCTGGAGGGCTGA